From the genome of Symbiobacterium terraclitae, one region includes:
- a CDS encoding cytochrome c oxidase assembly protein: MTPSLWDYPFEELWYPDLLAWIVLLNAAYLLLVSVWRRAYNWGPPVPAYKQVLFSLGLWTVYLSEGTPIHLISETYLFSVHMFQHTLLTMIMPPLILLGTPDWTLRPLLRLRPVRGVLRALVHPVPALLLFNLIYSLWHMPVAYQAILLYHWFHAVQHAILVATAMLMWWPVCSPTPELPRLSEPGQMVYLFLAGLAQIAAFAVITFSDVVLYPFYEEAPRIFGLDAMADQQLAGVIMHLSGGIIFILAWVVIFFRWATREERRVLPRPDETGRAAV; this comes from the coding sequence ATGACCCCTTCCCTCTGGGACTACCCCTTCGAAGAGCTCTGGTACCCCGACCTGCTGGCCTGGATCGTCCTGCTCAACGCGGCCTACCTGCTGCTCGTAAGCGTCTGGCGCCGGGCGTACAACTGGGGGCCGCCGGTCCCGGCCTACAAGCAGGTGCTGTTCTCCCTGGGCCTCTGGACGGTCTACCTCAGCGAGGGCACGCCGATCCACCTGATCTCGGAGACCTACCTGTTCAGCGTCCACATGTTCCAGCACACCCTGCTCACCATGATCATGCCGCCGCTCATCCTGCTGGGCACGCCGGACTGGACCCTGCGCCCCCTCCTGCGGCTCCGGCCGGTGCGCGGCGTGCTGCGCGCACTCGTCCACCCCGTTCCTGCGCTGCTCCTCTTCAACCTGATCTACTCGCTCTGGCACATGCCGGTGGCCTACCAGGCGATCCTGCTCTACCACTGGTTCCACGCGGTGCAGCACGCCATCCTCGTCGCGACCGCCATGCTCATGTGGTGGCCGGTCTGCTCGCCCACCCCGGAGCTGCCCCGCCTCTCCGAGCCCGGCCAGATGGTCTACCTCTTCCTGGCCGGGCTGGCCCAGATCGCCGCCTTCGCCGTGATCACCTTCTCCGACGTGGTGCTCTACCCGTTCTACGAGGAGGCGCCCCGCATCTTCGGGCTCGACGCCATGGCTGACCAGCAGCTGGCCGGCGTGATCATGCACCTGAGCGGCGGGATCATCTTCATCCTCGCCTGGGTGGTCATCTTCTTCCGCTGGGCCACCCGGGAGGAGCGCCGCGTCCTGCCCCGTCCGGATGAGACGGGCCGGGCCGCGGTCTGA